A section of the Acanthopagrus latus isolate v.2019 chromosome 20, fAcaLat1.1, whole genome shotgun sequence genome encodes:
- the itga3b gene encoding integrin alpha-3b: protein MTSPNMGPRLLLLCAALAVYHGTRTCSGFNVDVRFPVIKNGKTNGSFFGFSVALHLQTKGSRKYLLLAGAPKEKALSLPNVNETGAVYSCPITIDPNDCSRMDLVSKTDPSEMVEGMWLGVTVASQRGPAAGRVLACGHRYVKIIKGGNEEQRRMVGKCYVRSNDLTYDGNDHWQENNEICNPTFNMDFEGMCNLGISGGITETDVYVGTPGSFLWQGNVHVTWRDPDPEAWDSRDKEIGNQNRRNSYMGYSVLEEKKLLSHDEYTLVTGSPRNESKGSVMFGTMTGDASINPGLVIPGEQVGSYFGSSLAATDLNNDDWNDLIVGAPFYFDRMKDQGGAVYVFMNENGSFEKTATVVLKGPSASGFGLAVAAIGDVNQDGFQDFAVGAPFHDTGKVYIWMGSREGISPEPSQVIEGESVQNGGFKTFGYSINGGMDMDGNSYPDILVGSLDDRLALLRARPVIHLTQQDFTVEPHLVDPNQCGATPCITATLCMSFTLSNGNKDFKKNITVKYTVEADMERRSPRVRFEGGSDTYTGLMSLPASKSTCHSFKLNIVVPVKDKLEPVVFSLNMSLNEQKPKLRGSLQNLDSFPIFSKEQKLSQRTEIHFQKECGSDNKCSSNLQVKAKFVDKDNKPYPRQDKAQVLQFNSNMKTIRLLVNVTNFPSQGKLAEDAHQAMLNITIPEALRYSGVRSDDSDVQCSLEETVICELGNPLKGNENVTLALIFETSGINLYTQKIESQLLLSTLSEQTDLKPKAVILLIENTIEPTFSIVKQQVLTKFGGTVMGESAMVNTSDVGSLVEFTFNVNMRGQPLGDMGTLAVEFEWPFEVANGKWLLYLTKIVVEGESEMECNPPGEIVNLLNLTLSGGGRTRTKRQIVVDDDMNQPHIIEPQAAIRLGPRKESYLLACAEGTARCATFTCPLHNMTDSAKIYVRSRLWNSTMLEDYNNALRVVVKGQATLKLITDKPTIKMERKTTEFSVEIEPVEGVETPYELPLWIIISAAVAGILLLGIIILILWKCGFFQRANRREMYEAKAQKAEMKIQPSETERLTDDY, encoded by the exons gctTCTTGCAGGAGCACCCAAAGAGAAGGCTTTATCTCTACCGAATGTCAACGAGACGGGGGCTGTCTACTCCTGTCCCATTACGATAGACCCCAATGACTGCTCCAGAATGGACCTCGTTAGCAAAA CGGACCCATCTGAGATGGTGGAGGGCATGTGGCTGGGCGTGACAGTGGCCAGTCAGAGGGGCCCTGCGGCGGGCCGCGTACTG GCATGCGGGCATCGCTACGTGAAGATCATCAAAGGTGGCAACGAGGAGCAACGGCGGATGGTAGGAAAGTGCTACGTCAGGAGTAATGACCTGACCTATGACGGAAACGACCACTGGCAGGAAAACAACGAGATCTGCAACCCCACCTTTAACATGGACTTCGAGGGCATGTGCAACCTGGGCATCTCAGGCGGCATAACAGAGACTGACGTCTACGTCGGCACTCCAGGCAGCTTCCTGTGGCAAG GAAATGTTCATGTGACGTGGAGAGACCCAGATCCAGAGGCCTGGGACTCCAGAGACAAAGAGATTGGAAATCAGAACAGACGAAACAGTTATATGG GTTATTCAGTTCTTGAGGAAAAGAAGCTTCTGAGCCATGATGAATATACACTGGTGACAGGATCTCCCAGGAACGAATCCAAGGGCTCTGTGATGTTCGGGACAATGACTGGTGATGCAAGCATCAATCCGGGGCTCGTCATCCCCGGGGAACAAGTGGGCTCATACTTTGGGAGCAGCCTGGCTGCCACTGACCTCAACAATGACGA TTGGAATGACCTGATCGTGGGTGCCCCGTTTTACTTCGACCGGATGAAGGATCAGGGGGGAGCAGTGTACGTCTTCATGAATGAGAACGGATCTTTCGAAAAGACCGCGACCGTGGTGCTCAAGGGTCCATCGGCCTCTGGATTTGGCCTTGCAGTGGCTGCCATTGGGGATGTCAACCAAGACGGCTTCCAAG ACTTTGCTGTGGGAGCACCATTCCATGACACCGGGAAAGTTTACATATGGATGGGAAGCAGAGAGGGAATCTCACCGGAGCCCAGTCAG GTGATCGAGGGTGAGTCAGTGCAAAATGGAGGGTTCAAGACCTTCGGCTACTCCATCAATGGAGGCATGGACATGGACGGCAACAGTTACCCTGACATCTTAGTCGGCTCGCTGGACGACCGCTTGGCCCTGCTCAG ggCTCGACCAGTCATCCACTTAACTCAGCAGGACTTCACTGTTGAGCCACACCTCGTCGACCCTAATCAGTGTGGAGCTACACCATG CATTACAGCGACCCTGTGCATGTCCTTCACACTGAGCAATGGAAACAAAGATTTCAAGAAAAATATCA CGGTGAAGTACACAGTGGAGGCCGACATGGAGAGGAGAAGCCCTCGTGTTCGTTTTGAGGGCGGTAGTGACACGTATACCGGCCTCATGAGCCTGCCAGCCTCCAAATCCACATGTCACAGTTTTAAACTGAACATTGTG GTGCCTGTCAAGGACAAACTGGAGCCGGTGGTCTTCTCCCTCAACATGTCCTTAAATGAACAAAAGCCTAAACTCAGAGGTTCCCTGCAGAACCTGGACTCCTTCCCGATTTTTAGCAAGGAGCAGAAACTCTCTCAAAGAACTGAA ATTCACTTTCAGAAGGAGTGTGGCTCTGACAACAAATGTAGCAGTAACCTGCAGGTGAAGGCCAAGTTCGTGGACAAAGACAATAAGCCTTACCCAAG GCAGGACAAAGCCCAGGTACTCCAGTTCAACAGCAACATGAAGACTATCAGGCTGCTGGTGAATGTGACCAACTTTCCTAGTCAAGGGAAGCTGGCTGAGGACGCCCATCAGGCCATGCTCAACATCACCATCCCTGAAGCACTGAGATATTCTGGCGTCAGGTCTGAT GACAGCGACGTGCAATGCAGCTTGGAAGAAACGGTGATTTGTGAGCTGGGGAATCCACTCAAAGGCAATGAAAAT gTGACACTTGCCCTCATATTTGAGACATCGGGGATCAATCTGTACACGCAGAAGATTGAGTCCCAGCTGCTCCTGTCAAC TCTTAGTGAACAGACTGACCTGAAGCCTAAGGCTGTGATCTTGCTGATTGAGAACACCATCGAACCCACATTCAGCAT AGTGAAACAGCAGGTGCTGACCAAATTTGGTGGGACGGTGATGGGCGAGTCGGCCATGGTCAACACCAGTGACGTGGGCAGCCTGGTGGAGTTCACCTTCAAC GTGAACATGAGGGGACAGCCCCTGGGAGACATGGGGACCCTGGCTGTGGAGTTCGAGTGGCCCTTTGAGGTAGCCAACGGCAAGTGGCTGCTGTACCTGACGAAGATTGTAGTTGAGGGAGAATCAGAGATGGAATGCAACCCTCCTGGAGAGATTGTCAACTTGCTCAACCTCACT TTGTCAGGAGGCGGACGGACGCGCACTAAACGGCAGATTGTGGTGGACGATGATATGAACCAGCCACATATAATCGAGCCACAGGCAGCCATCAGGCTCGGTCCACGCAAAGAATCCTACTTGCTG GCATGCGCCGAGGGAACAGCTCGCTGCGCCACGTTTACCTGTCCGCTGCACAACATGACGGATTCGGCCAAGATTTACGTCCGCTCCCGTTTGTGGAACAGCACGATGCTAGAG GACTATAACAACGCCCTGAGAGTCGTGGTCAAGGGTCAAGCCACACTGAAGCTCATTACAGATAAACCGACCATCAAGATGGAGCGTAAGACCACCGAG TTCTCAGTAGAAATAGAGCCAGTGGAGGGGGTGGAGACTCCGTATGAGCTCCCACTATGGAtcatcatctctgcagctgtagCGGGAATCCTACTACTCGGAATAATCATTCTTATACTTTGGAAG TGTGGCTTCTTCCAGAGGGCCAACAGGAGGGAGATGTATGAGGCCAAAGCCCAGAAGGCTGAGATGAAGATCCAGCCctctgagacagagaggctgactGACGACTACTGA
- the ace gene encoding angiotensin-converting enzyme encodes MLTMGNGRDRFVWTVLLLLPVLGRSEALRDEWLPGTYTDTTASALQFLNDYNTTAEQVLFYSVSASWNYNTDITDANSQLQVQASLEEQAFSSAWGEKAKLFSKATLDALTDPKDKKLVEKIKILGVANLPTAERERYNTILSTMDSIYSTAKVHPEPNVSWSLEPELTDIMASSRSYKRLLYAWEGWHNASGVPLREYYPKFVELSNKASRADGFADTGADWRSWYETETFEQDLEQLYRTIEPLYQNLHAFVRRQLYKQYGPKYINLKGPIPAHLLGNMWAQTWNNIYSMMIPFPDKPNIDVTAEMVKQGYNATHMFRVAEEFFTSLGLEKMPDEFWNGSMLVKPEGREVVCHASAWDFYNRKDFRIKQCTTVTMEQLFTVHHEMGHVQYYLQYKDQPVGYRRGANPGFHEAIGDVLSLSVSTPKHLHTINLLDNVTSDIETDTNYLLKMALEKIAFLPFGYLIDQWRWGVFSGRTPPDRYNADWWYLRTKYQGICPPTKRTEDHFDPGAKYHIPGNTPYIRYFVSFILQFQLHEKLCEAANHTGPLHTCDIYRSAEAGAILKKILEAGSSKPWPVVLQEAIGTNKLDANSLMKYFDPIIKWLEKQNVGETLGWPDFNWVPPIPEGYPEDIGKNTDELDAKKFLEDYNRTAEGVWNAYTEASWKYNTDINEDNKKAMLQKNLEMSAHTLQYGEKARMYDTTDFQDASVKRIIKKLSDIERAALPAAELEEYNTLLSNMETKYSVATVCREDGRCHPLDPDLQKIMAESRDYDELLFAWKGWRDSAGKVLRQDYKRYVELANKAATLNGHSDNGAFWRSLYETPTFEEDLETLWKELEPLYQNVHAYVRRALYKKYGAKHINLKGPIPAHLLGNMWAQTWSGIMDLVMPYPDATQVDATPAMVAQGWDAIRMFKESDNFFTSLGLLPMPEEFWKKSMLEKPSDGRQVVCHASAWDFYNRKDFRIKQCTVVTMDDLITVHHEMGHVQYFLQYKDQPVSFRDGANPGFHEAIGDVLALSVSTPKHLQSIGLLDKVDNKPESVINFLMSMALDKIAFLPFGYLMDQWRWKVFDGRIPPTEYNKEWWNLRMKYQGLAPPVPRTEDDFDPGAKFHIPANVPYVRYFVSFIIQFQFHKALCDAANHTGPLHTCDIYKSKEAGKLMGDVMKLGFSKPWPEAMAMVTGQPKMTAQPLMEYFRPLIDWLEKENNKNKEIRGWPEYNWQPPSTGVDVDFLGMSVNSSAAIAGQWVLLVLGVVLLLATILLGYKYRKSKKRDRSLSMLELKQKD; translated from the exons ATGCTAACCATGGGCAACGGTCGGGACAGGTTCGTGTGgacggtgctgctgctgctgccagtcCTGGGACGCTCTGAGGCTCTGCGAGACGAGTGGCTGCCAGGGACTTACACCGACACCACTGCTAGTGCACTACAATTCCTTAATGACTACAACACAACTGCTGAGCAGGTGTTGTTCTACAGCGTCTCCGCCAGCTGGAACtacaacactgacatcacagATGCCAACTCTCAGCTTCAG GTACAAGCATCCCTTGAAGAGCAGGCCTTCTCATCAGCATGGGGAGAAAAAGCCAAGCTCTTCAGCAAAGCCACTCTTGATGCTCTCACTGACCCCAAAGACAAGAAACTGGTGGAGAAGATCAAGATACTGGGAGTTGCCAACCTGCCCACGGCAGAAAGAGAGCGT TACAACACAATcctcagcaccatggacagtaTCTATTCAACAGCCAAGGTGCACCCAGAGCCGAACGTCAGCTGGAGCCTGGAACCTG AACTCACTGATATCATGGCCAGCTCTAGGAGCTACAAGAGGCTGCTTTACGCCTGGGAGGGCTGGCACAATGCATCAGGTGTGCCTCTCAGGGAGTACTACCCCAAGTTTGTGGAGCTCAGCAACAAAGCCTCTCGAGCAGACG GATTTGCGGACACTGGAGCTGACTGGCGCTCTTGGTATGAGACTGAGACCTTTGAGCAAGACCTGGAGCAGCTCTACCGGACCATTGAGCCCCTCTACCAGAACCTACATGCCTTTGTGCGCCGCCAGCTCTACAAACAGTATGGCCCCAAGTACATCAACCTTAAAGGACCCATCCCTGCTCACCTGCTAG GAAACATGTGGGCCCAGACCTGGAACAATATTTATAGTATGATGATCCCATTTCCTGATAAACCCAACATTGATGTGACTGCTGAAATGGTCAAACAA GGATATAATGCCACGCACATGTTCCGCGTGGCAGAGGAATTCTTCACCTCTCTGGGTTTGGAAAAGATGCCCGACGAGTTCTGGAATGGATCCATGCTGGTGAAGCCTGAGGGTCGAGAGGTGGTGTGCCATGCGTCCGCCTGGGACTTTTACAACCGCAAAGATTTCAG GATCAAGCAGTGCACCACAGTAACAATGGAGCAGCTCTTCACTGTGCACCATGAGATGGGGCATGTCCAGTATTACCTGCAGTACAAGGACCAGCCTGTGGGCTACCGTCGAGGAGCCAACCCTGGTTTTCATGAGGCTATTGGCGacgttctgtctctctctgtttccacaCCCAAACATCTGCACACCATTAACCTGCTGGACAATGTGACCTCTGACATTG AAACTGATACCAACTACTTGTTAAAGATGGCTCTGGAGAAGATAGCCTTTCTTCCCTTCGGCTACCTCATCGACCAGTGGAGATGGGGTGTATTCAGTGGACGCACACCCCCAGACCGTTACAACGCTGACTGGTGGTACCTCAG gacaaaataTCAAGGCATCTGCCCACCCACCAAGCGCACAGAGGACCACTTTGATCCTGGGGCAAAATACCACATCCCTGGAAACACACCTTACATCAG GTATTTTGTCAGCTTCATCCTGCAGTTCCAGCTACATGAAAAACTGTGTGAGGCAGCCAATCACACTGGTCCCTTGCACACGTGTGACATCTACCGCTCTGCAGAAGCAGGCGCAATTTTAAA GAAAATTCTTGAAGCTGGCTCTTCCAAACCTTGGCCCGTAGTGCTCCAGGAGGCCATCGGCACCAACAAGTTGGACGCCAACTCACTGATGAAATACTTTGATCCAATTATTAAgtggctggaaaaacaaaatgtgggTGAGACATTGGGATGGCCTGATTTCAACTGGGTCCCACCCATCCCTGAGGGCTACCCTGAGGATATTG GCAAGAATACAGATGAGCTCGATGCAAAGAAATTTCTAGAAGATTACAACAGGACAGCTGAGGGGGTGTGGAACGCCTACACTGAGGCCTCGTGGAAGTACAACACCGACATCAACGAAGACAATAAGAAGGCGATG CTTCAGAAGAACCTGGAGATGTCAGCCCACACCCTGCAGTATGGAGAGAAGGCCCGAATGTACGACACCACTGACTTCCAAGACGCCTCAGTCAAGCGCATCATCAAAAAGCTCAGCGACATTGAGAGGGCCGCTCTGCCTGCGGCAGAACTGGAAGAG TACAACACCCTTTTATCAAACATGGAGACCAAGTACAGCGTGGCTACGGTCTGCAGAGAGGATGGGAGGTGCCATCCTCTGGATCCAg ATCTCCAGAAGATCATGGCAGAGTCCAGGGACTATGACGAGCTGCTGTTTGCCTGGAAAGGATGGAGAGATTCCGCTGGCAAAGTGCTTCGCCAGGATTACAAGAGATATGTCGAACTGGCCAACAAAGCTGCCACGCTCAATG GTCACTCTGACAATGGGGCCTTCTGGCGCTCCCTGTATGAAACCCCAACCTTTGAGGAGGACCTGGAGACTCTGTGGAAGGAGCTTGAACCGCTCTATCAGAACGTGCACGCCTACGTTCGCAGGGCTCTCTACAAAAAGTACGGCGCCAAGCACATCAATCTGAAGGGACCCATTCCTGCTCATTTGCTCG GCAACATGTGGGCACAGACGTGGTCCGGCATAATGGATTTGGTCATGCCCTACCCCGATGCCACGCAGGTTGATGCCACTCCAGCTATGGTGGCACAG GGCTGGGATGCCATAAGAATGTTCAAGGAATCAGACAATTTCTTCACTTCTCTGGGTCTGCTGCCTATGCCAGAGGAGTTCTGGAAGAAGTCCATGCTGGAGAAACCCTCTGATGGACGGCAAGTGGTGTGCCATGCCTCCGCATGGGACTTCTATAACCGCAAAGACTTCAG GATCAAACAGTGCACCGTTGTGACCATGGATGACCTGATCACCGTACACCATGAGATGGGCCATGTCCAGTACTTCCTGCAGTACAAAGACCAGCCCGTGTCCTTCCGCGATGGAGCCAACCCGGGCTTCCACGAGGCCATTGGTGACGTGCTGGCCCTGTCTGTGTCCACGCCGAAACATCTGCAGAGCATCGGCCTCCTGGACAAAGTTGACAACAAACCTG agagTGTCATTAATTTCCTGATGAGCATGGCGCTTGACAAGATCGCCTTCCTGCCTTTTGGATACCTGATGGATCAGTGGAGATGGAAGGTGTTTGACGGACGCATCCCACCGACTGAGTACAATAAAGAGTGGTGGAACCTCAG AATGAAGTACCAGGGACTGGCTCCACCCGTACCCCGTACTGAGGACGACTTCGACCCGGGTGCAAAGTTCCACATCCCTGCTAATGTGCCCTACGTGAG GTACTTTGTGAGCTTCATCATTCAGTTCCAGTTCCACAAAGCTCTCTGTGATGCTGCCAACCACACTGGGCCTCTACATACCTGCGATATCTACAAGTCTAAAGAAGCTGGGAAGCTGATGGG tgatgtgatgaagctTGGCTTCAGCAAGCCCTGGCCAGAGGCTATGGCCATGGTCACGGGCCAACCCAAAATGACTGCCCAGCCGCTCATGGAGTACTTCAGACCGCTCATTGATTggctggagaaggagaacaaCAAGAACAAGGAGATTCGCGGGTGGCCCGAGTACAACTGGCAGCCTCCAAGCACCG gcGTCGATGTGGACTTCCTGGGTATGAGCGTGAACAGCTCAGCTGCCATAGCTGGCCAGTGGGTCCTGCTGGTCCTCGGCGTGGTCCTCCTGTTGGCTACTATTCTACTGGGTTACAAGTACAGGAAGTCCAAAAAGCGTGACAGGTCCTTATCCATGTTGGAGCTAAAGCAAAAGGACTAG